The following DNA comes from Quercus robur chromosome 1, dhQueRobu3.1, whole genome shotgun sequence.
AGAAATCAGGCAATTCAGAACAAGGTCAAGAACTTGATTAGCAGAAGACTTTAAAGCCTTTTAGTATAGCTCCAAGCCTCTTATTTCTCCCACATAATAAAAGTAACCATACCAAATCTTTATAGCAAGTTCCTAACTTTCCTTCTTTATTGGCTCAATGTTATCACTTGTCATTTAACTAAGAAAACGGTCAATTCAATACAATCATAGAAAGTAACATGCTAAGAGATACAGAATATCAGCAAATTCAAAGTGTTCAATTTGTTTCTTTAACCATACAGATATATTCAAGAAAGTGATGGCAACAGAGATATTCACCAGAAAGCAGAAGCTAGCAAGAACATCAGGGCCTTAGAACTCGTAATCCGGTGTATAGTCTTCAATACTGCCTCCGAATTCATCTGTAGCTCCTGCAATTCCTTCTTGTGTTCCTTCCCATGGCACCGAAAGAACCTGGCGAAGGCCATGTACAACAAGCCAGTCACTGATATACATGTTCGGATAGTAAACCGGCACGCCATTGAGCATCAATATGCCACCAGACCTCGTGATATTTATCGAGAACCCGCCCAAATGCGTCGGCAATGCAGCCCCATCGTTGAATTTAACCAAATCAGTCCACAAAAGCCGGCACGGAACCACATGACGGAGAAAGATAGACGAGTACTCGTTGAAATTGCCGAGCCTATTCCTCAAGACTTGATCAGTAGGAGCAAACACAGTCATCATAGTACTCTTCTTGGTCTCAAGCACTTGTAAATCAAGAAACCCCGCCATTAACGAATACCCACTAGACCTCAAAGCCTCGCTAGCATTGCCGAACGAATTAGTCCTCAAAAACCCACATCCAAAACTGGATT
Coding sequences within:
- the LOC126715724 gene encoding putative fasciclin-like arabinogalactan protein 20, yielding MASSLLFTLSLLISLVVYSLSSPLSSEMILDASEILVDTGYLSMSLTLELISDTLFPNSHSLTIFAPSDPAFIATGQPSLPLLQFHFSPIPMSLETLKSLPYGTEIPTMFQGHSLTVTSFPSDDRVSLNNVDITPLPIFDDGFLIVYGIREFFDPDFEVRAPESSFGCGFLRTNSFGNASEALRSSGYSLMAGFLDLQVLETKKSTMMTVFAPTDQVLRNRLGNFNEYSSIFLRHVVPCRLLWTDLVKFNDGAALPTHLGGFSINITRSGGILMLNGVPVYYPNMYISDWLVVHGLRQVLSVPWEGTQEGIAGATDEFGGSIEDYTPDYEF